A single window of Gemmatimonadaceae bacterium DNA harbors:
- a CDS encoding 4-hydroxy-3-methylbut-2-enyl diphosphate reductase, giving the protein MNPEHSAPSAAIATAKKQGAGPDVYFRKGFGLKAEVQAELASDYSGRLVDLLRQREFCLEAGDTTIRLAREFGFCYGVERAVDYAYQTRRKFPDRRVFLAGEIIHNPHVNTKLRDMGVEILDIGPNGIDYSVVGPSDVVILPAFGVTIHDFQTLREIGCVMVDTTCGSVLNVWKRVESYAKDSFTSLIHGKYYHEETRATASQAAKYPNAPYFVVRNMDEARVVCDFIEGRLSADELMERFAHAAAPGFDPVRDFQRIGVANQTTMLARESLAIGVAVGEAMARAKGDDYAKTNFRTFDTICSATQERQDAVIELLQHPIDVMVVIGGYNSSNTISLAALCSEKVRTYHIEDAAAIDPVTGTVRHRPPGSNGDVDEVGWLASPGPLQIGITAGASTPNNKIGDAVARLFATRGVPPENVI; this is encoded by the coding sequence TTGAACCCCGAACATTCGGCCCCGTCGGCCGCCATTGCCACGGCCAAGAAGCAGGGTGCGGGCCCGGACGTCTACTTCCGGAAGGGATTCGGGCTCAAGGCCGAGGTGCAGGCTGAGCTTGCGTCTGATTATAGCGGGCGGCTGGTGGATCTGCTCCGGCAGCGGGAGTTCTGCCTCGAAGCCGGGGACACCACGATCCGACTGGCCCGGGAGTTCGGGTTCTGCTATGGGGTGGAGCGGGCGGTGGACTACGCCTACCAGACCCGGCGCAAGTTCCCCGACCGCCGGGTATTCCTGGCCGGCGAAATCATCCACAACCCTCACGTCAACACCAAGCTGCGTGACATGGGTGTGGAGATTCTCGACATCGGGCCGAACGGAATTGACTACAGCGTAGTCGGACCCTCCGACGTCGTGATCCTGCCGGCGTTTGGAGTCACCATCCACGATTTCCAGACGCTGCGCGAGATCGGCTGCGTGATGGTGGACACGACTTGCGGGTCGGTGCTCAACGTCTGGAAGCGCGTCGAGAGCTACGCCAAGGACAGCTTCACGTCGCTCATCCACGGGAAGTACTACCACGAGGAGACGCGGGCGACAGCGTCGCAGGCGGCGAAGTATCCGAACGCGCCCTACTTCGTGGTCCGGAACATGGACGAGGCGAGGGTGGTCTGCGATTTCATCGAAGGACGACTTTCCGCCGATGAGCTGATGGAGAGGTTCGCGCACGCCGCAGCGCCGGGCTTCGATCCGGTGCGCGATTTCCAGCGGATCGGCGTGGCGAATCAGACCACGATGCTGGCGAGGGAATCACTGGCGATCGGCGTCGCGGTGGGCGAGGCGATGGCGCGCGCGAAGGGTGACGACTACGCGAAGACCAACTTCCGGACGTTCGACACCATCTGCAGCGCGACACAGGAGCGGCAGGACGCGGTGATCGAGCTCCTCCAGCATCCGATAGACGTCATGGTGGTGATCGGGGGTTACAACTCGAGCAATACGATCTCCCTCGCCGCGCTCTGCTCGGAGAAGGTCCGTACGTATCATATCGAGGATGCGGCCGCCATCGATCCCGTGACCGGAACGGTGCGCCACCGTCCTCCCGGATCGAACGGAGACGTGGACGAGGTGGGATGGCTGGCGAGTCCGGGCCCGCTTCAGATCGGAATCACGGCGGGAGCGAGCACGCCCAATAACAAGATCGGTGACGCGGTGGCGCGGCTTTTCGCAACGAGAGGAGTTCCGCCCGAAAACGTGATCTGA
- a CDS encoding alpha/beta hydrolase-fold protein has protein sequence MRSPQKLLSLLAASVALAVVPARLPAQNDGVTHVDTVAAPSLRANLLGDPDRREVTVYLPPSYSKRPAKRYPVVYLLHGFAADHRAFMRGAYQNLNIRLSMDSLIRAGAVREMIVVTPNARDAYDGSFYANSVVTGNWEDFIVRDLVSYVDRKYRTVRNRTGRGLAGHSMGGFGALRVAMRHPEMFSALYALSPCCLGSLADSPDAGMTRAWKIALGLTDRSQFSKAGFIPNIIYGMAAVYSPDPANPPFYVRFPLALEGDSLISNAALATSWTVTPLTLVPAHVAGLARMAIAFDAGTADGFRDIPANVQKLDSLMTALGIHHAAELYEGTHGSRIRSRIESKVMPFFSRTLH, from the coding sequence ATGAGATCCCCACAAAAACTGCTTTCCCTGCTTGCGGCATCAGTCGCGCTCGCGGTCGTACCGGCCCGCCTCCCGGCACAGAACGACGGCGTCACGCACGTGGACACCGTCGCCGCTCCGTCGCTCCGCGCCAACCTCCTCGGCGATCCCGACCGGCGCGAAGTGACGGTGTATCTCCCGCCGAGCTACTCGAAGCGGCCGGCGAAGCGATATCCCGTCGTGTACCTGCTGCACGGATTCGCGGCTGACCACCGCGCGTTCATGCGCGGCGCGTACCAGAATCTGAATATCAGGCTGTCCATGGACAGCCTGATCCGCGCCGGCGCAGTACGCGAGATGATCGTCGTCACACCCAATGCGCGGGATGCGTACGATGGCAGCTTCTACGCGAACTCAGTCGTTACCGGCAACTGGGAGGATTTCATCGTCCGCGACCTGGTATCATACGTGGACCGGAAGTATCGCACGGTCCGCAACCGGACGGGCCGTGGTCTCGCGGGTCACTCGATGGGCGGCTTCGGCGCGCTCCGGGTCGCCATGCGCCATCCCGAAATGTTCTCGGCGCTGTATGCGCTCAGCCCATGCTGCCTCGGAAGCCTGGCCGACTCTCCCGACGCCGGGATGACACGCGCGTGGAAGATCGCGCTCGGCCTTACGGATCGATCGCAGTTCTCGAAGGCGGGATTCATTCCGAACATCATCTACGGCATGGCCGCCGTCTATTCACCCGACCCGGCGAACCCGCCATTCTACGTTCGGTTTCCACTCGCGCTGGAGGGCGACTCGCTGATCTCGAACGCGGCGCTCGCGACAAGCTGGACGGTAACGCCGCTCACGCTCGTACCGGCGCATGTCGCGGGTCTCGCGCGGATGGCGATTGCGTTCGACGCCGGCACTGCCGATGGATTCCGCGATATTCCGGCGAACGTTCAGAAGCTCGATTCGCTGATGACCGCTCTCGGAATACATCACGCGGCCGAGCTTTACGAGGGAACTCACGGCAGCCGCATCAGGTCGCGAATAGAGTCGAAAGTCATGCCCTTTTTCTCCAGGACACTGCATTGA
- a CDS encoding KamA family radical SAM protein has translation MSDWQKILKEESIATLDKLHEKFGDAIDVEALRPAFENFQMRLTPSVLDAIKEVGDPMWQQYVPTVEELDVVDGIIDSLDEDGDSPVPNITHRYPDRALFLVSPVCASYCRFCTRRRKVGDPEKIPLNQYDSAFEYLRQHTEIRDVILSGGDPMMLSDRRLEYIFQQLRAIPHIEIIRIGSRITSHLPERITPEFCEMVQKYHPIFMNTHFNHPDELTPSAVAALDRLSRAGVSLGCQTVLLKGVNDDAKVMMKLMHELLKARVRPYYIFMADQVAGGEHFRTTVQKGLEIIQALRGWTSGLAVPQFVIDSPGGGGKVPLLPESVEEINDDEVIFRNYEGKRFTYKQPKQIPAAEPLPAVAAEMDVVPIGRGKKKKEGAVRTRRRKAAGE, from the coding sequence ATGAGTGACTGGCAGAAAATCCTGAAGGAAGAGAGCATCGCCACACTCGACAAGCTGCACGAGAAGTTCGGCGACGCGATTGACGTCGAAGCGCTGAGGCCTGCGTTCGAAAATTTCCAGATGCGCCTCACGCCCTCGGTGCTCGATGCGATCAAGGAAGTCGGCGATCCGATGTGGCAGCAGTACGTGCCGACCGTCGAGGAGCTGGATGTCGTGGACGGAATCATCGATTCGCTCGACGAGGATGGCGACTCGCCGGTGCCGAACATCACCCATCGGTATCCGGACCGCGCGCTGTTCCTGGTCAGCCCGGTATGCGCCAGCTACTGCCGCTTCTGCACGCGGCGGCGGAAGGTCGGCGATCCGGAGAAGATCCCGCTCAACCAGTACGATTCGGCGTTCGAGTACCTGAGGCAGCATACGGAGATCCGCGACGTCATCTTGAGCGGCGGCGACCCGATGATGCTGAGCGACCGGCGGCTGGAGTACATCTTCCAGCAGCTCAGGGCGATCCCGCACATCGAGATCATCCGCATTGGAAGCCGCATCACATCGCACCTGCCCGAGCGCATCACGCCGGAGTTCTGCGAGATGGTGCAGAAGTACCACCCGATCTTCATGAATACGCACTTCAATCATCCCGACGAGCTGACGCCCTCCGCGGTGGCGGCGCTCGACCGCCTATCCAGGGCCGGCGTGTCGCTCGGCTGCCAGACGGTGCTGCTCAAGGGCGTCAATGACGACGCGAAGGTAATGATGAAGCTGATGCACGAGCTGCTGAAGGCGCGTGTGCGGCCCTACTACATCTTCATGGCCGACCAGGTCGCCGGCGGCGAGCATTTCCGCACCACCGTCCAGAAGGGTCTCGAGATCATTCAGGCGCTGCGCGGCTGGACGTCGGGCCTGGCGGTGCCGCAGTTCGTGATAGACTCCCCTGGCGGCGGAGGAAAAGTCCCGCTGCTGCCCGAATCTGTCGAGGAGATCAACGACGACGAGGTGATCTTCCGCAACTACGAGGGAAAGCGGTTCACCTACAAGCAGCCGAAGCAGATTCCGGCGGCCGAGCCGCTGCCCGCCGTTGCAGCAGAGATGGACGTCGTGCCGATCGGGCGAGGGAAGAAGAAGAAGGAGGGAGCGGTGCGCACGCGGCGGAGAAAAGCGGCGGGAGAGTAG
- a CDS encoding GNAT family N-acetyltransferase — MIIRTPQKPLVAPPRILVGDLGPGYRESVRDILVATHVFREDEVAVAIELFDSVYGADAAHTGVPVNPPASSDYFFLGAFTPEEELVGFACYGPTPGTDRTYDLYWIAVHPAAQGSGSGTILLGEVERRLKGLNARIVVVETSSRSDYGNTRGFYICRGYVEAARARDFYAPSDDRITFTKRLQSRAPSLGWPTHGVMPQ, encoded by the coding sequence GTGATCATCCGGACTCCGCAGAAACCTCTCGTCGCTCCGCCGCGAATCCTCGTCGGAGATCTCGGCCCCGGGTACCGCGAGAGCGTACGCGACATTCTCGTCGCGACGCACGTCTTCCGCGAAGACGAGGTCGCGGTTGCGATTGAATTGTTCGACTCGGTGTACGGCGCGGATGCGGCGCATACCGGGGTTCCCGTGAATCCTCCAGCCAGCTCTGATTATTTCTTCCTCGGCGCCTTCACCCCGGAAGAGGAGCTGGTCGGCTTTGCCTGCTACGGGCCCACGCCCGGCACGGACCGCACCTACGATCTGTACTGGATCGCCGTGCATCCTGCCGCTCAGGGATCCGGCAGCGGAACCATCCTCCTTGGTGAGGTTGAACGAAGGCTAAAGGGACTGAACGCCAGAATAGTGGTAGTGGAAACATCGTCCCGATCCGACTACGGGAACACGCGCGGGTTCTACATCTGCCGTGGATACGTCGAGGCCGCGAGGGCGCGCGATTTCTACGCGCCGTCGGACGACCGGATCACATTCACAAAACGGTTGCAGAGCCGCGCCCCATCCCTGGGATGGCCGACGCATGGAGTGATGCCACAATGA
- the thyX gene encoding FAD-dependent thymidylate synthase codes for MIFLEPRITVLSRPAFAEPSHLPVHWLGESTDGEKLAEFAGRLCYMSQKNPASRSTREYLENIKKQGHGSVLEHANYSLLLEGVSRSLTHELVRHRAGFSYSQLSQRYVDESEANFVMPPAIIGDEALEKAWRDQVEAAQRAYVTLVEQLMARYAWVGDKIHRRKMAREAARGVLPNSTETKIVVTANARAWRTMLELRSSEGAEFEIRRCALAMLRTLLGEAPAFFSDFDIYAAADRAEAARIIYHKV; via the coding sequence GTGATCTTCCTCGAGCCCCGCATTACCGTACTCTCGCGACCCGCATTCGCCGAGCCCTCGCATCTCCCCGTCCACTGGCTCGGAGAGAGCACCGATGGTGAGAAGCTCGCCGAGTTCGCGGGCCGCCTCTGCTACATGAGCCAGAAGAATCCGGCGAGCCGCAGCACGCGCGAGTATCTCGAGAACATCAAGAAGCAGGGGCACGGCAGCGTTCTCGAGCACGCCAACTACTCGCTCCTTCTCGAGGGAGTGAGCCGCTCGCTCACCCACGAGCTGGTGCGCCACAGGGCGGGATTCTCCTACTCACAGCTATCGCAGCGGTACGTGGACGAGTCGGAGGCGAACTTCGTTATGCCTCCGGCGATCATCGGCGATGAAGCGCTGGAGAAGGCGTGGCGGGATCAGGTCGAGGCGGCTCAGCGCGCGTACGTCACTCTTGTCGAGCAGCTGATGGCCCGCTACGCCTGGGTGGGCGACAAGATCCATCGCCGGAAGATGGCGAGAGAGGCCGCCCGGGGCGTGCTGCCCAATTCCACCGAGACGAAGATCGTCGTCACCGCCAATGCGCGAGCGTGGCGGACGATGCTCGAGCTGCGGTCGAGCGAGGGCGCGGAGTTCGAGATCCGCCGCTGCGCGCTGGCGATGCTGCGGACTCTGCTGGGCGAGGCGCCCGCTTTCTTCTCCGACTTCGATATCTACGCCGCGGCGGACCGGGCCGAGGCGGCACGGATCATCTACCACAAGGTCTGA
- a CDS encoding FAD-binding oxidoreductase yields MTGRAAQQCHLPPAGFRGTYRADALSRAVYSEAAGVGRIVPVAIAVPRDAEDVMTLVRWASASSLSIVPRGSGTSMSGGAIGPGVMVDLSGMDSIGEVDVAGRSVWVGPGALRGKVNRAATAGGLRFPVDPSSGEFCTIGGMVSTNAAGAHTLGFGAMRRWVLALDCVFDDGSRAVIERGRPAPAEIPAIQRFLSRESELLSDDAAGATVHAGVAKNSSGYGVAAYAKSRELVDLLVGSEGTLAVIVGVKLALTEAARATSGVLGAFGNLDDAVKGAVGAREAGAVACELLDRTFLDVAAGGGAHSPVAALASVPPGTEAVLLAEVEGESEESAALAADELARLFAGAGASVTRVALGSQDQHEIWELRHAASPILSRLDPALKSMQFIEDSAVPANCLADYVRGVRAALDARGVRGVIFGHAGDAHVHVNPLIDVSKLDWRADVDGLLDDIVALTARLGGTLSGEHGDGRLRTPLLSRVWSSKAIELFALVKRAFDPRGILNSGVKVPVGAQRPLGDIKYDPALAPLPAEARLVLDKIADDSSYATPRLSLIPGAG; encoded by the coding sequence GTGACCGGGCGCGCAGCGCAGCAGTGTCATCTTCCACCTGCCGGTTTTCGCGGGACGTATCGGGCTGACGCTCTCTCGCGCGCCGTATACTCAGAGGCGGCCGGTGTTGGCCGTATCGTGCCCGTCGCGATCGCCGTTCCGCGGGATGCCGAAGATGTAATGACGCTCGTGCGATGGGCATCGGCGAGCTCGCTGTCCATCGTGCCTCGCGGATCGGGCACCAGCATGAGCGGCGGAGCGATCGGTCCCGGCGTGATGGTGGATCTCAGCGGGATGGACAGCATCGGCGAAGTGGACGTCGCGGGGCGTTCCGTATGGGTGGGACCGGGCGCGCTGCGCGGAAAAGTGAATCGTGCAGCGACTGCGGGTGGGCTGCGCTTCCCGGTGGATCCATCGAGCGGAGAATTCTGCACGATCGGCGGAATGGTCTCGACGAACGCCGCCGGTGCGCACACGCTCGGCTTCGGCGCGATGCGGCGGTGGGTGCTCGCGCTCGACTGCGTGTTCGACGATGGGAGCCGTGCCGTGATCGAGCGCGGCAGGCCGGCGCCGGCGGAAATCCCGGCGATCCAGCGATTTCTCTCGCGTGAGTCGGAGCTCCTGTCGGACGACGCGGCCGGCGCCACAGTGCACGCCGGCGTCGCAAAGAATTCGTCGGGGTATGGCGTCGCCGCGTACGCGAAGTCGCGCGAGCTGGTGGATCTGCTCGTCGGCAGCGAAGGCACTCTGGCGGTAATCGTCGGCGTGAAGCTGGCGCTGACCGAGGCGGCGCGAGCCACCAGTGGCGTGCTCGGTGCCTTTGGAAATCTCGACGACGCCGTGAAAGGCGCAGTCGGCGCGAGGGAGGCAGGAGCCGTGGCGTGCGAGCTGCTCGACCGGACTTTTCTCGATGTTGCGGCGGGTGGCGGCGCCCACTCGCCGGTCGCGGCGCTCGCCTCGGTACCGCCGGGCACGGAAGCCGTGCTGCTCGCCGAAGTCGAGGGAGAGAGCGAGGAATCCGCGGCACTAGCGGCGGACGAGCTCGCCCGCCTGTTCGCCGGCGCCGGTGCGAGCGTCACGCGCGTCGCGCTCGGATCGCAGGACCAGCACGAGATCTGGGAGCTGAGACACGCGGCGAGCCCGATCCTTTCGCGCCTCGACCCGGCGCTCAAGTCCATGCAGTTCATCGAGGACAGCGCGGTGCCGGCGAATTGCCTCGCCGATTACGTGCGGGGCGTGAGGGCGGCACTTGATGCGCGAGGCGTTCGCGGCGTCATCTTCGGACACGCGGGAGACGCGCACGTTCACGTGAACCCGCTGATTGACGTGAGCAAGCTGGACTGGCGCGCCGACGTGGACGGCCTTCTCGACGATATCGTCGCGCTCACCGCACGACTGGGCGGCACGCTCAGCGGTGAGCACGGAGACGGGCGTCTCCGGACGCCGCTCTTGTCCCGTGTGTGGAGCTCGAAGGCCATCGAGCTGTTCGCGCTCGTCAAGCGTGCCTTCGACCCGAGGGGAATTCTGAATTCCGGCGTGAAGGTACCGGTCGGCGCTCAGCGACCTCTCGGCGACATCAAGTACGATCCGGCTCTCGCTCCCCTGCCGGCCGAAGCGCGGTTGGTGCTCGACAAGATTGCCGACGACAGCTCGTACGCGACGCCGCGGCTTTCTCTCATTCCCGGTGCGGGCTAG
- a CDS encoding 3-hydroxybutyryl-CoA dehydrogenase: protein MKEIRKVGVLGGGLMGSGIAQVSAQAGFDTVVREVSDPIIQKSRSGVEKVLAKGIERGKVTAEQRDAALSKLSFTTELAKLANCDIVIEAVVEDLELKNAMWKDLDAICPAETIFASNTSSLTIAAMAAACGRPDRMLGLHFFNPVPLMKLVEVVRTITTSEETANAAFEFAKKLGKEPVRAKDSSGFIVNLLLVPYMLDAISALESNVASVEDIDKAMQLGAGYPMGPFTLLDFVGLDTTYKIAEIMFAEYREKRYAPPPLLKRMVIAGMYGRKSGKGFYDYSENPPRVSSLGL, encoded by the coding sequence GTGAAGGAGATCAGAAAAGTTGGCGTGCTTGGTGGCGGGCTGATGGGCAGCGGTATCGCCCAGGTCAGTGCGCAGGCCGGGTTCGACACCGTCGTACGCGAGGTTTCGGATCCTATCATCCAGAAATCGCGGAGCGGAGTCGAAAAGGTTCTGGCGAAGGGGATCGAGCGCGGCAAGGTGACCGCGGAGCAGCGCGATGCAGCGCTGTCGAAGCTCTCGTTCACCACCGAGCTCGCGAAGCTCGCCAACTGCGATATCGTGATCGAGGCGGTCGTCGAGGATCTCGAGTTGAAGAACGCGATGTGGAAGGATCTCGATGCCATCTGTCCGGCGGAGACCATCTTCGCATCGAACACCTCGAGTCTCACGATCGCCGCGATGGCCGCGGCGTGCGGAAGGCCGGACAGGATGCTGGGGCTTCACTTCTTCAATCCGGTTCCTCTGATGAAGCTGGTGGAGGTCGTGCGCACCATCACAACCAGCGAGGAGACCGCCAACGCGGCGTTCGAGTTCGCGAAGAAGCTGGGGAAGGAGCCGGTCCGTGCGAAGGACAGTTCCGGCTTCATCGTCAATCTTCTGCTCGTCCCCTACATGCTCGACGCGATCAGCGCGCTGGAGAGCAACGTCGCGAGCGTCGAGGACATTGACAAGGCGATGCAGCTTGGCGCGGGGTATCCGATGGGTCCGTTCACGCTGCTCGACTTCGTGGGGCTCGACACGACGTACAAGATTGCCGAGATAATGTTCGCCGAGTATCGCGAGAAGAGGTACGCGCCGCCGCCGCTGCTCAAGCGGATGGTGATCGCCGGGATGTACGGGCGGAAATCGGGGAAGGGCTTCTACGACTACTCGGAGAATCCGCCGCGGGTGAGCAGCCTCGGACTGTGA